AGCATCCGCAATAGATCTTATATGCTCCATCAACTGAGAAAGTAACAAACATAcatgtcagagagagagagagagagagagagagagagagagagagagagagagagagagagagagagagagagagagagagagagagaggtgcaaaGCATATTGAGGAATGAGGACCTTGGAAGAGGCATATATATAACATACCTCTGAGAGAAATGTGTCAGGTCGGCCAATTTTGTACATGATCCCAACCACGGCCGTCTGTTTGTCAGAGCTCTCGTGAACCATATGCACCTCAAGGGCGTAGCTAAAATAACCACTCGTCATAAATTAGATGAGAAATGTGTAAAGTGGAATTGGAAGAGAAATGTTTAGTGCATTTATCACAAATAAGGTGTCTGTATCTGCATAAGATCGTAGCACCATACCTCTTCCCATTGATGGTGTGCTCTGAAGGTGAGTGCCAGTGACACTGTTGTAGTACATATTCAGTTCCATTCACATAAATTGATCCCGCCCCATTAACCCATTTCAACTGCATCCAGCAATAACAAGAATTGAGAATTGAACGAGAAATAACATCTTTtaacatatcaaaatatcatacATTCCCTATTTAATCAACTTCAAGAAAAGCAAGTATTCCTCAATATGAGAGATTATAGAGAACTGTTTTGGTCTTGCATGAAGAAGAAAAGAGTTAATTTTGCGCTAGAAGATATAGTCCCATTAAGGCCACACTTAGAGATGATCTGATGATCAGAACGGTCCAAGTTCTGGGAACTATAACATGGGCCACAATTGACAAATTCTTGAAAGGATGATTTGTTCATTGGTAATTATAGTTGAACATCGACATTAATTTATTTAGTATGATTATGAGAGCCTGGCTGACCATCTGACCTTCTCCCTTGTAGCAATACATGCCATTGAGCTCGATTCTATAAAAAAAGGCAGTAGGAACTACAAAACAAAGTGCTACAGAATTCTATTTTAACATTACCATTATATCATGTCCTCTATTCTTGAGCGTTGCATTGGATGGCTTGTAATGCCTTTTTAATCTCCCTAAATGGGACACTACTTGAACTCTTTCATGCAACAAATCGATTGGAGACTGCATATCTCCATTCTTACACATTGCCCATTCCTCATGTATATCTCCCCAATTTTCAGGCCCTTTACCACTCCCTTTCACATAATCAAATTCCTTCTCATCCTCTGCAccgtaaaatgaaaaaaaagagatcaTTAAAACCATAGATTAGTGAAACATGAAAGAGAGAAACATAAAGACAGTAGCTTTTATGTTGTTCTGAAAATCAATTACCAACTTCTTGGGATGTTGTTGGGATTGAATGAAAGATAAGTAGGAAAAGGAAagcacaaaagaagaagaaatgggtgCTTGAGTTCTTCATATTTCTCTTTCAAAACtcaacaaaaaccaaaataaaaaagaaagagcaagtgggcttttcttcttttctttttctatttctgtTTGCTTGGAAACATGGGAGGGAAATGATAGCTTATATAGAACACAGATGTTGAAATTTCACAAGAATATCTGGCTATGGTTGTTGATTTTCAAGTCACACGTGTGAATGGTCGGGACAATTCAACCATGTGTAATTTTAAATTGGGCGCCCGTCAAACAAATGACTCTAACTAGTTATTGTAGTGACGACTATTACTGCAAGTACTCTAGCCTACTACACGTACGTATGTCTTGTTTGAAagaaggggagcggattaggtgcagccccctCACCTAAGACGGTATGCCCTTATACGTGGcgccgaccttgatgtatgtattttatatcgaCGTGGACCTTtgattttgctagatcattttagggtaggtCCCACAAATGAAgaagatcgaaatctcaggtggaccattctataggaaacattggtaattgaatgtggggcccagtgTAATGctttcatgatgtttatttgccatctaacctgcttataaggttacacaaacttggatgaaggaccAATAAAAACTTATTTCggatacaaaagttttagatgaagctaatatttgtgttttttcctttatctaggtttgtgtgacttgATTAATAAGTTCatgggaaaataaacactacatgAAAACTAGGTGGGTccgaagaaatttttaatggccgAGCGTCCAATCAACTCTATTTCTTATAAAATGCTCAACATGGGATTttgatcagatttatttttgggcacatgccctacAATGGTATGAAAAAACAGAACAACAATGGGGATATATAATAGATACAGTAAGGTGTGCGCCATGGTTGAggctgcacctaatctgctctgaAAAGAAAGCCAGGACAAGGGTCTAAGGAAGTTCACATGCTtgaagttaggtggggcctaccaagatgcttgtgagaaatccaccccgtccatttatTTTCCAGCTTACATTAGGACATGAGAGCCGATCTAAGACTCGAGTCGGCCACACAGGAGAAAACAATGAGGATGGAACAACTACttttgaaacattcatagggcaatcggagttttgtatcaggctaggATTTTGTTTTTTCGGGTTATCCCACTTactgtgggcccactttaatatatttattctatatccatgccatccatctattttttcatatcatatcattttaaggcatgcatgagccaaaaaataaaggagattcaaatctcaagtggatcatactaatagaaaactgtggggattgaaagccataccattaaaaatgtcgtagggcccatcataatgattccctaatgtttatttttcatccaaattgttgataatgtcatcaatgtttcctatgatatggtccacttgagaattggctCTGCTTCATTTCgggctcatactataaaatgatatataagaatagatgaacggtgtagatatagaataaatacaacaaggtggccccacggtaatGGCCGTACCTAATCGGCTCCCCTTTCAAACGTGCTTTGCATGGACATTTTGAACGAAACACCTGGCGCAATTCAAACTCGCCACCGCATTCGCTTCCTTTCTGCCGGATGATGTAGAAACAACTGCATACGCAGAACATGACGAATTCTCGTTGAATAGACCGCGACGGTATAAACAGGTTTTCTATAGAATACATCCCCACATAGTGGAATCGTATACAGAGGATTCTAACAGTTGAATCtgggacttttttttttcaaaaaaaataatccaaaccgtttatctgatAGCGATCCGTTGGAGGAGATgctagaaaaactttgatattcAATTAATATTTTACCATGCATATGCTGACTGTCCATCTTCAAAAACGCAACATAACCAGATTATCAAAGgattgaaataatccaattaaTAGCTTTTATTTGTTGTCTACCTACCGTACAAAATGAGActcatcatatgaacggtttggataatctAAGGATGATCCAAATTCAAAGGTTATGCCCTGCTTCATATGAACGGTTGGATCTTTAGAAGATGACCCATGCGTATTCAAATTTGCGGCGCATTGTTCTGTAGTGGGTTGGGATGTGTTATAGAAAACCTCAAGTGTAAATATCGTCGTAGTTCGTTGTTGGTCCTCTGTACACATCGTTGTAGGTGTAGtgcatctggaccatccatcttgtggaTCTACTTTAGATGGCCAttgtttaaaaaaagaaaactgacTTTCAAACCTCCAATCCTTTTCTTTCGGCTGTTGAACTTGAAACGGACAATTGCAACCTAGCttcaatggtcagatctgatGGCTAGGAGTACTATCCACATAAAGGCCAACAAGATTGATGGTCTGAATTCTTCAATCATAAAACCCAAATCAATATGGACAGCTGACGAATCAAAATTGGTACGTTCCTGGATGAAAAAGAACTCTCCTCCATTAATTTTCAACTCTGGGGTTGATATGTTTTACTTTGTTTTCAACATTCTTTCGGTTGATCTTTGCCGGCCCACCGTATAAGAGCTGCCACAGTCTAATTGTTCATACTCTTTCATATTTTATGTTTTCTAACCTTGACCGTGGCCGCCTAGTGACGTCATAATAACTTTATATCAGCGTGTGGTCAGGGACAGACCATCGATCCACATCGGCCATTACAACCGAAGATGTTAAAGTAATTGAGCTGTCACTCCCTTTtatatttataaaataataaaagttaTGTATAATAATATAAGTAGACTATTGAAAAATATTTACTAACATACTAATATTCTCACTCAACTAAACTATAAGTGTCAATCATGGCTATCTTGGAAACAATAAAAGATTGATTAGATGAGAAGTAATCTTTAGCGAAGATATCTGCCAATTGATCTTTAAAAATTAGGTGAGTAGAGATAACACAAGATACCAACTTTTCACCAAACAATGTGGTTGTTCAGTTCAACATATTTATTGCGTTACATGGACTGGGTTGCAGACAATTTCATAGCTAAGATGGACTAGATGAGGCCCGATTGGAGGCAGAAGTGATATagaccattagaaccttaaaacatgtaTATCTCGCAAACctgaatgagttattcgacatatcatatgtgattttgggcagtagaagttactttagccaaccaaccccgtcATGCTGAgttgcccacaccaaatttgtgagatttcatatcaaccgttgaaaatccattttatttttgtttttactatttatggtaagttttacttcgatcataacttttgatctattgagatttaggagttgtgcccaacatgaaaatggcttagaaaaattaaggaaataacgtggttaggccaaattggacacttactttttttggccgaaaaccttgaagtctagtagaaatcatcaCCGTCtatatagtaagtcacgattttagagagtttgagttggagtttgattctaaaacttcttcctaggtttggtatcactatttaaaatattctaaattcatttttatgatcaatcaaatgattttcaatttttattagaatttatttcgttcccttgtggattcgaggaatctctgtgaggagttaaGAGAAACTCTGTGGATTTGAAGTACTTATCATTGAGGAAGACcttgctcgacctcatcacgtccatccctgcctCATTGCATTAACGCAAAATACGCCTTGAGGCAAGTGTATAGTGGCttagttatcacaatataatggaATAAGGCTATTCGACAGTGCTAAGATTAAAAAAAGAAGCTATAGTCCACcttccctaaaaaaaaaaaaaaaaaaggcatgccAAGCTAGAGATTTTCGTTAGTGTTGTAACCTATGGACCACTCCTCAGCCTTTGGGGAAGAACAAGCAACAATGGACTATTTCTTACTTCTCTAAGAAATGAGATTTCCACCAACAAATGTGTAGAAGCCATTGGTAGGGCGGTGATCCCCAGAGGGAGTTAACACATTCCACATCACAATATACATGAATGTCAAGATGaccatttttttttcctcaaaatgatACTAtattcatttgaaaaaaaaactttacaagaacTAGACAGACTTTCGGACTCCCACCTAAAAAACAGGGGAGCCTATCATATGACTAGGCAACAAACTAGCCCACTAACCAACCCTTACGGTTTCTCCCTAATAGCCCCTAACCCTGTTTTATCTAACAAAATTAACCCTATGATTTCACTAGGGGGATTGAACATGACAAAATAAGCCGAGTTACCTTGAGAGCCGCTACCTAACCGAGCTAAGCCATCTGCTTGGCCATTTCCCTCCCTAGCAATATGATAAAAGGAAAAAGAACCACTGTTTTTGAGATCTTCAATCCTCTTAAGCCAATGATTCCAAACCCAACTCGGATGCGAGCCTCTATTCATGAGATCAACCACAAATCTCGAATCAGATTCCACCTCAACCCTAGAGAACCCCAGACTCCTACACATGAAGAGGCCATTCCATACAAAGCGTAATTCCGCTCTGTTGCTGGAACCAACCCCGAATCCCACCGAGAAAGCAAAGATGAGGTTCCCACCTGAGTTCCTACAAATCCCACCACCATCAGATGGGCCCGGGTTGCCTCTCGACGACCCATCAATATTCATCTTGGCCCAACCAACCTGTGGCTTGATGTTACTAAGAACGACCATAATTAGTATAAAGAATGCTCTTTCTAGGTGCAAATTTAATGTTACTAAGGATGTGAAACACAACTTTAAGATAATGTGAGTAGGGAATCTTTAAAAGTTGTTTGAGCACACTCACAGTATAGGTAATGTCAGATCGAGTGATGGACAAATAAAGTAACTTGCGCCCAGTAAATGTTGATACATTGACGATCATTAAAAGGATCACTATGAATGGTAAACAACCGGTGATCGACTTCAATTAGTATCCAACCAATGGAGACTCAAGGATTCTAGTAAGCTTCATGAGGCCAAAGTATACTTATGTTGAGATTTGAAGATTTCCAATCACAATGAAGTATTGAAGTTCCCTAGGCCTTTCATCTCAAAATTCTTCGTCAATGATGACCGACCATGGAGATATTAGCATCATTACCCGCTGAAGTTGACTCATTGAATCGTGAGTTGAGTCATCGAGGAGATGCGTTTAGAGctagagagaagaggagaaatgTTTGCTTCTACTACTGATGAAATGATCCCGACAAGCCTTGCTTATATAGGCACATGGGGTTGGGGGTTACGGCTCAGGTTATAAATAATATAATCATTGGAAAACTAACCGTTTATGACCATTTTGATTGTTTATTGTTGCATGGTCATAACCATTGCATGCTTACTATTTAATACAACAGTTTTTATATGGTTATGACCATTGCAGGACTGTTTCATGCACAATGGTCATCTCcgcaacaataaaaaaaaaaccattattaTATATAAGGCTCTCGTGATAGTTTGCCTGAGCTTGAGAGGGAGTGATCATTCTTGTGATATGACGTGCATGTATgtgtgaagtgcaaagtgtgccaactaGCGCCACTACAACCATACTACCTCACTGCCCATGCTCTCGTCTGTGCCTATGCTTTGGAGCACACAAGCCTAGAGCAGGGTATGAGGTGGTCAGGTGATTAAGCTGTAGGCCAGTTGGATCAAGTTGAACTTAGATGGGTCGGCGCAAGGCAACCTGGGCCCATCGGGTGGTGGTGGAATTTGCGGGAACTCAAATGTGAACCTTATTTTTGTGTCCTCAGTGGGGTTTGGAGTTGGATCTAGTATTAGAGCGGAATTGCGCACAGTTTGGAATGGGCTCTTTATGTGTTTAAGTTTGGGGCTCTCCAAGGTGGAGGTGGAGTTAGATTCGAGATTTGTGATCGATCTCGTGAATAGAGGCTCGCATCTGAGTTGAGTTTGGAATCATTGGTTAAAGAGGATTGAAACACTTAAAAATAGTGGCTCGTTCTCCATTCGTCATATTCCAAGGGAGGAAAATGGCCCGGCTGATGGATTGGCTCGTTTAGGCAGCAGTTCTCAAGggaacttagtttattttatcatGTCTGATCTCCAGATTGAGATTAGAAGGTTGATTTTGTTAGATAAATTTGGGCCGGGGGCCATTAAGAAGAAGTTTTAAGATTTCGTGTGAGGGCTAGTTAGAGGCCTAGTCATATGATAGGCTCTCCTACTTTTTGGGTGGGAGCCCGAATTTCTGCCTAGTTCCTGTAAAGATAGCTTTTTTTGGAATAAATATATTAtctttcctaaaaaaaaaaaaagaagctcccTCAAGTTTACCCTACTAGTAAGGTACACCACACCCCACTTATACTATCGTTTCTTCTCTATTCCCAAAGTAATGTgggacaaaaagaaaaagagttttttttatctttcaaatcattttgaaaaacaattttttttttatattttatttttattaaaaaccAAATACAACACAATGTCGGGTCATAGGTTAGTCGGCCTTAGCTTGGCCGTCACTTGCTTGGGTATATGATAGGTAGACCCAAGGGAATTTTAGTGTCTTGGGTAGGCCCGGATGTTAAGGAGTTCCTGTACTGTCCCCCTCCATCAATGATGTTTCCTTTtctctaattaaaaaaaaaaaacatgctgcACATGTGAGGTGATGGACGGTGACACATTTGGAATCTTTGAAaaattcattttctcatttcTTAGGGATAAGGTGGGaaagtaaatttatttatttttcaataaaaataaaaaatgaaaataacaaaTTTTCACAAAGAAAAGCTTAGCAAACTATAGAAAGTATATTTCATGGGAAAATAATTATAAGTACTTACCTTTCCATGTATCCAAACAAGTCACAGGGTGGTTCATGGGAAAATAATGTCCTTTCCTTTCATAAATCCAAACAGGTCATAAgatctggaagcggattgcgtactgagtaactcagtacgctaagcgtactgagtaaaactTTGTGGAattcaccatgatctatgtattttatccactcggtccatctattttattagataattttataaCATGTatccaaaattgaaggatattcAAATGTcaaatgcaccacaccacatgaaacagtgtgaattgaacttataCCGTTGCATAATTCTTGAGTGTCACAGAATTTTTGTattaatcttatatttgtttttttcattcatccatgtctttgtgatattattaacagcttggatgacaaatagacatcactgtagggcctaggaaggtttcaacggtggaaatcattattcccactgtttcctgtggtatgatccacatgAGAGTtgcatatgcttcaactttgggctcaacgccttaaatgagctgaaaaaacgtatggacggtgtggataaaccacttattttcacggtgggcccaacagagtttactcagtacgataagagcgtactgagtacgcaatccgattccataAGATCTGccctcatttttctattttcctgTGACATTAATGGTAGGTATCACATAACACGTGTCAGTTTAATTTATCATCCGCATTCAAAGTCTTTTCTAATTCCTAAGGTGAACTGTGGGTCACCTAATCTCATATTAACAATATTAAAACATCAAAGAAGCTTGAGAGTTTAAAGGACAGTGGGCcaccttttttatattttcaaaaaaagTTGTTGGTGACGCGTCCTTTTACAAGAACTCTTGGTCGAGTCCCACCATTGCGATGAAGAAAATGATATGGCAGTCCTCCTGTGATAGTTAACCACCGCATAGAAATTGGTGGTGACTCGTTCTCCTTACATTCCACATTCAATGCGTCCATCAGGACCATCCAACACATATTGTAGATGGTGAATGCCACTAAAATTATGCTGTCCAAAAAATCCTAACCACCAAATTAATTTGATAAAAATATATATGGTGAGAATAAAATAGTGAGCAAAATCAGCTGGTTGCTTGTCAGTGATatgacggtctggattgttgcaagtctgttatatatatatacacacaaatTTAAAGAGATGCTACTATTTCTAAAGTAGTGGTGGACCATCATAGAAGTATGCAAAATGATCTAAAATACTACCTACATCTTGTGTAGGTACGCATAAAATACCGCTAGGCAAGAGTAGTAAAAACCCATGTATCTTAATTTCCAAGAAATCAAATGGATGTCTTGACTTTTAAGATTTGAAAAATCCACCTTgaaatctttatttatttatttattttaaaattgtgTTTCTTGAGAAATCTGATGACTCTAGTCCAAACTTCtcgcattttcatggcatgttaCGTATGTGAGGAAAATCGTTTACATGGACATGCACGATATATATAATGTACTCCACCttgaaatcattttttttttccacatccATGTGCTGCttacagattttattttattttattttaattataactaATTCACTTTTGTATTCCCCAAATTGATATCTCTGATATTGCACATGGGGCACATGTAAGGCATGGAGATGCTGGTTCCAAATAGTATTTGCCTATGTTTTCCTTTCTAAAAGCACAATTTTCATTTATTCCGTGTTGATGAATTTTAGGTCCATTGCTTCTTTTTATGGGGAGAAATTGAGAGGTCATTCTATAGACCAATGAACGCAGTAAATCTTGAATAGCACTTCTTTCaaatttaacaaaattacaaCTGGCATGCATccatgatgtagagcaggtcacggacagttacatggccaagatggatcagaaaaggcccggtcgacgacagaagtgatccggaccttcgaaccttaaatcgggcgtatcttgcaatccggaatgagttatctgacgtaaaatatatgattttggggtagaacgagctactgaagccaaccaacccagctatgccgggttgcgcagcccggaattgcgaaaaacccctggatcgatggtcgtttccccgttttaatttcgcttttactataaatagtaagttttagtttgattgtaactcttcatccgtcgggctttaggagttgcgcccaacgtgaaaagagcttagaataattaggagaacggtttggtgaagccaaataggacacttactatttttggccgaaaaccttgcgcactagtagacatcacgaccgtctataaatagtaagtttactatttatagtaagtcacggattctaggagtttgagttatagtttgatttcgatttctttcccattgcttggtacccctatttaaagggttgtgaactcgtttttattcatcaattaatcaatttcgaatttattagaatttatttctattttctcgctttctttcctcgtggattcgagaagtctcgtgaggagtccagagaagctccgtggattcgagtagttatcctcatcacgttcatcctgcgtcaattggtatcaagcGATTTCCCTCgtgccgatggcaaacaacgaaggtatgaatcaaaatccgtggacggtgatccagggattcgttatcttctggaaagaatggaagctttccacggAGAGTcgattgaccatgcaagggtcgcaggcaactctcgaccgtcttgcggatgcgctacttccgccccgagccctaggcggtgctccaccacccgtggtggctccaccacccatggtcgcggtacgacacaaccccgattttcgtagagcactaccagtggcaaaccgtagggctacaccagatgattcaagttctagcgacgaggaccttaatgagggttttgcgcgacgaccaatccatg
This DNA window, taken from Magnolia sinica isolate HGM2019 chromosome 14, MsV1, whole genome shotgun sequence, encodes the following:
- the LOC131226234 gene encoding alpha carbonic anhydrase 7-like isoform X2; this encodes MKNSSTHFFFFCAFLFLLIFHSIPTTSQEVEDEKEFDYVKGSGKGPENWGDIHEEWAMCKNGDMQSPIDLLHERVQVVSHLGRLKRHYKPSNATLKNRGHDIMLKWVNGAGSIYVNGTEYVLQQCHWHSPSEHTINGKSYALEVHMVHESSDKQTAVVGIMYKIGRPDTFLSELMEHIRSIADAHEMERNVGVVDPRHLKMGSRKYYRYMGSLTVPPCTQGVMWTMVKKVRTVSREQVRLLKMAVDDNAEMNARPTLPINEREIHLYTPRLR